The DNA segment GTGTTACCGTCGAAGTCCGTCTTTCTGTTTTTATGGCTAATGAGTGAAGCATTCAGTCTGATGGTGATGATTATAGTCAGGTCTTGCGCCCAAAGGTGAAGTAGTGTTGGTCCGATGTTCCAATCTGATTTTAAGGAGACTAATACTAGGCATTTTTGAATAATCATGGCTAGATAACCGAAGGATGGTAACCCATTTCTGGTTAGATTGTATTCTCTTGTCCGTGTTTTTAGAATTTAATGGTTTGGCTATCTTAATCTGGCCTAGTCTCTTGGTTTGGGGTTGACTTTGTCAGTTGCAGAATTTTCTTTGGGTTGTGGTGGGTGCCGTGATCTTTCGTCGGTTTGGGTTGTATTGCTTATCTGGGTAATGGGATTCGATCGTCGAAGCTTGGTTGTGTGGAGGTTTGCTGTGGGCTTCTAGGTGTAGAGTGGACGCCAGAGAATGCGTTCATGCCGTATCCGAGAGTTGTATGGGTCGTGAAGCGATCTCTCTCGTCGGGTTGCGAAGTCTTGGTTCTTGGTTACGAGTGGGGATGGTATCGTTTGGCAGGCCATAGGCGGCAGCGATAGATCCAGTGTGAGAAGACGTGGAGTCTTGGGTTCTACAAGTGGATGATATCTTATGGCGTGCCGTGGGCAGCATTGATATATCCAGATCATTGGTTTCTGCTACTTCGAAGGTGTTCTGCATTGGTTGGTCTTATGTTCCTCTGTAGTTGTTTGTAGTTTGCTATTTCTTAGTGTGGTTTCTAGTTTCTTTGCCTTGTTTAAGTTGTGATCGAAAGTTGCCCCGGTGTGGGTTCTACCTGCCTGTTCTGTGGGCTTTTGTTTCTGGGGATGTCTTTTATCCGCCAGCTTATGTATGAACTACCGTATTTCAGTTATGAATGAATTTCAATttgggaaagaaaaaaaaatatattatatggtgACTATTGTATAATTGAAAAGGTTAAGTTTAATGGTGGGGACAAATAGAAACCAAGTCAAATACACAGATaaacttctctaatctctcCCGCCACCCACCTCCTCTAATCTCGCCTCTCATCTCTCATTCTCTCTCCTATCCTATCTCATGTTTTGTCCTAATATAAAGACATTAAACTCAATTCTTAATCCAAAGTCACAAGtcatctctctctttatctatctctttggttttgttttcatctctCTTCTTGTGAGCAATAACCAAAACCAACATGGCTATTGTTGCTGCCGTTGATGATTCTTTCAAGAGACCAGGAACTGTACCTTTCAGCTGGGAGGTCCGACCCGGTGTACCAAAAACCCGAGTTACTCAACCCGGAACCGGAACAGGAACCGGAAACGGAAACGCTCCTCTTCTTCAGCCACCCAAGAAACTCTCTCCTCTCCGTTTAAAACCTTTGTCTCACTCACAGCCGCTTCTCCCGCCGGCGCTATCTCCGCCGTCGTCTTCGTTCATCTCCAGCTCCAAAAGCCGCTCTCTATCTCCTCTCGCTCCTTCCTTTCCAACTCCGTCGAAGCTCAAACCGCCGCCGCCGTCGCAGTCCGGACTCTACTCTCCGGCGCCTTCTTTCCGTTCGACCCCGC comes from the Brassica napus cultivar Da-Ae chromosome A7, Da-Ae, whole genome shotgun sequence genome and includes:
- the BNAA07G33540D gene encoding uncharacterized protein BNAA07G33540D; this encodes MAIVAAVDDSFKRPGTVPFSWEVRPGVPKTRVTQPGTGTGTGNGNAPLLQPPKKLSPLRLKPLSHSQPLLPPALSPPSSSFISSSKSRSLSPLAPSFPTPSKLKPPPPSQSGLYSPAPSFRSTPRAFSERWQLNRHDRVRPGSESEPRPDFAFAGLGCFPTPKFRLRKSKTGGRRKTGSRLDRDYCSDMETMSPWTASSRRSVSPRWDSPKSSFSSLRFSPRLASEAEWVGFGLF